Genomic DNA from Rhodothermales bacterium:
GGGACGGTCAGGCTTTTCGAGACGCGTACCGCGACGTGGCCGGTGACCGGGAGGCGTGGACGCAAGCGATGCATGCTTCGACCGGGTATGTAACGCCGGGCACGCCCGGGCAGGAGGATGCCGACGCGGTCCGCCGTCTCATAGGTGAACGGGGAAGCTGGTTGTGAGGATCGTCTGGTTGCTCGCTGCCGTGGGTCTGCTTGGATGCCGGCCCGACTTCGATGTCGTCATCGAGGGCGGCCAGGTCGTAGACGGCACCGGAGCGCCCGCGTTCGAGGGAGATGTCGGAGTGCGGGACGGTCGCATCGCTCAGATCGGCGACCTCTCGACGTTCGAGGCCGCACACCGTATCGACGCCTTCGGGCTGGTCGTGAGCCCCGGTTTTGTCGATGTGCATTCACACGCGGCGCCGGGTCTCGAAACGTCGGAACTGGCGGCGGCAGTGCCGCTGTTGGCCCAGGGCATCACCACGATCATGGCGAACCCGGACGGCGGTGGCGCGGTCGATCTGGAGGCCCAACGGGCGCGACTGGAAGCGGTGACTCCGGGGGTGCACGTGGGATTGCTCGTGCCTCACGGCTCGGTACGCCGGGAAGTAATGGGCATGGAGGACCGGCATGCCACGCCGGAGGAACTGATCGCGATGCGTGCCCTGGTGCAGGCCGGCAAGGAAGCTGGCGCGTTCGGCCTGTCCAGCGGACTCTTCTACACCCCGGGCAGCTTTGCCGCTCTCTCCGAGGTCATCGAACTGGCGACGGTGTTCGGGGCGGACGGCGTGTACGCGAGCCACATACGGGACGAATCCAACTATTCGATTGGCCTCGAGGCGGCCGTGGACGAGGTCATTCAGGTGGCGAGGGGCGCAGGGACCACCGGCATTGTCACGCACCTGAAGGCCCTCGGCCCGCCGGTCTGGGGCTACTCGGAGCGGGTGATCGACCGGATCGAAGCGGCCCGGGCGGATGGCGTCGACATCTGGGCGGATCAGTACCCCTACGAGGCATCGGCGACCGGATTGACTGCGCTCGTGTCGAGACCCCTGCTGGCGGGCGGTCGCGACTCGCTGCTGTCGAGACTGGACTGGATGAGCCTGCTCATGCGATACGACATCGAAGGCAACCTGGCCCGCCGCGGTGGGGCCGAGCGCATCCAGTTTCGGCGGTTCGTGCCGGACCCTTCCATCGAAGGGCGTACGCTCGCTGACGTGGCGCGTGAACGCGGCGTGGATGCCATCGAAGCGACGATGCAGCTGCTGCGCCAAGGCAACGCCGGCATCGTGTCATTCAACATGACCGACGCCGACGTCGAGCGCTTCATGAAACGCCCGTGGGTAATGACCAGCTCAGACGGCGGCCTGGTGGCGATGGGAGAGGGAGTGCCCCACCCGCGCAACTACGGCAGTTTCCCGCGAAAGCTGTCGTTGTACGTGCGCGAGCGCGGGGTGCTGACCCTGGAACAGGCCGTGCGATCGATGAGCGGCCTGCCGGCGGAAGTGATGAAGTTGCGTGGGCGTGGCACGATCGCGCAGGGCAACTGGGCGGATATCGTGGTGTTCGACGCGGCCACCATCACCGACAAGGCCACCTTCACCGACCCCCACCAGTTGTCGGTAGGCGTGCAGTACGTGCTGCTGGAAGGCCGACTGGCCCTGGCAGATGGGGAAGTGACTGCGGATCGGCTCGGCCGGGTGCTTCGGCGCTAGGCGCCTGGGTTCTGCCGCGGCAGGGCGTTGCGGCGCCGGCGCCGGCGCGTCCTTGTGGGCGCGGCGTAGCGGGCACCGCGGCGCCCGTGCCGCCAGCGCGCCCGGCCGGTGCCGGCGCGTCCCTGTGAGCACCGCCGCGCCCGCACCGCCAGCGCGACGATCTGCCGGTGCAGCGGCGCCCGGCAAATGGGGCGGGTCCATTCGGCTCGGGGCAGCCGCCGCGCGGGCCCGGATATGGAATCGCGCGTGTCTTTTCCACTCGGCGCCAGCGCTGGGCCGACCGGATATGGAATTGGGCGGCACTTTTACACTCGGCACCGGCGCTGGGCGGGACGCATATGGAATCGGGCGGGTGTTTTACACTCAAGTCCGCTGCCGCGGCTGCCGGTGCCGGGCCCATCGCCGGCGGTGAATCGGGCCGGTCCATCGCGTCTAGGGCACAGCCGCGCGCGAGATATGGAATCGGCGAGGTCCTTTACACTCGCCGCCGCTGCCACGCGTGCCGGAAACGGAATCGAGCGCACCTTTTGCACCCAGAGCCGCCGCCGCGCCGGCCACATGTGGAATCGGCCGAGACAATTCCACTCTGCTTCGCCGCGACCACGCCCCGTGCCGGCCCCCGCGTCCGTGCCGCCGCCCGCTCCGGCCCTCCCGCGTCCGCGCCCCCGCCGCGCCCCGCGCCGGACCGCGCCCCGTGCCGGCCCTCGCGCCCGCCGCCCGCCCCGCCCCCGCGCCGCGATGCCCTTGCGGCCGGCCCGCAATGTTGGTTTATTGTGAAGCATCCCACCATGTCTCTGCGATGAACAGGAAAATGAAGCGGCAGCTGCTTATTGCTGCCGGCATTCTGATAGGATTTGTGGCCGTGATGAGCCTCATCAGCCAGCTCGGCTGACTCCGTTCTCCTTACGGATTTCGGACGGCGCCTCCCGAACCGGGCGGCCGCCGGCACGTTGGATTTGGCGCGTCGGGAAGGACCGGCGCAGCCCAACTGCCAGCCGCTCCGATGAAGTTCTTTATTGATACCGCCGACCTCGACGAAATCCGGGAGGCCCAGCAGATGGGCGTGCTCGACGGTGTGACCACCAATCCTTCCCTGATGAAGAAGGTGGGTGGCGTCGACTTCCACCAGCACATCGTCAAGATCTGTGACATCGTGGATGGGGACGTTTCCGCCGAGGTCACGGCGGTCGACTACGACGGCATCATGCGTGAGGGCCGTGAACTGGCTGCGCTCCACCCGCAGGTGGTCGTCAAGGTGCCGCTGATCGCGGAGGGCATCAAGGCCATCAAGTCGTTCACCGAGGAGGGCATCAAGACCAATTGCACACTCTGCTTCAGTCCCACGCAGGCGCTGATTGCGGCAAAGGCGGGCGCCACCTACATCAGCCCCTTCATCGGCCGGCTCGACGACATCTCCACCAACGGGATGGAGTTGATCGAGCAGATCGTACACATCTACGCAAACTACGGGTACGAGACGGAGGTGCTTGCGGCATCCATCCGCCACCCCATGCACGTCGTGGACGCAGCGCTCGCCGGCGCCGATGTCGCCACCATTCCGTTCGGAGTGATCGGCAAACTGCTCAAGCATCCGCTCACGGACATCGGACTGGAACGCTTCCTGGCAGACTGGAAGCAGTTTGAGGCTTCGGCTGCCGTTGGTTCGAACGGCGCCGGCTGAGCATGCCGGAACCCTACCTGGTTTGCCTTGGAAAAACCGACGAGATAGGCGCCAGCTGTCACTATCTCCACATCGAGGGCACAGGCATCCTACTGGACGCCGGCGCAGACCCTGAGCAGGAGGGTGAAGACAGCATACCGGAACTGGCTCTGGTGAGGGACCGGCCGGACGCGTGGGTGGACCATGTGATGATTTCCCACGCTCACCACGACCACCTCGGATCCTTGCCGGTGGTGATTCGCACGTTCCCGCATGTGCTGGTTCACATGACCCGGGCCACCCGCGATCTGGCCAACGTCTTGCTGCCGTCTTCTGCCCGGCTCCAGGTGAAGCGGTTGAGAGAAGGGTCGTCCTCTGCGGCGCCTCTCTTCGATGTCGATGAACTGGAGGCGTTCGAATACCTCTATCTCACTCATCACCTCGAGATCCCGTTTGACCTCACCGGCATCCGCGGCGCCCGTCGGGTGACGGGAAGATTGTGGGACGCCGGGCATGTGCTCGGCGCAGCCGGTCTGGAGCTGGAGATCCAGGGAGAACCCACCCGCCGCATCTTCT
This window encodes:
- a CDS encoding D-aminoacylase — translated: MRIVWLLAAVGLLGCRPDFDVVIEGGQVVDGTGAPAFEGDVGVRDGRIAQIGDLSTFEAAHRIDAFGLVVSPGFVDVHSHAAPGLETSELAAAVPLLAQGITTIMANPDGGGAVDLEAQRARLEAVTPGVHVGLLVPHGSVRREVMGMEDRHATPEELIAMRALVQAGKEAGAFGLSSGLFYTPGSFAALSEVIELATVFGADGVYASHIRDESNYSIGLEAAVDEVIQVARGAGTTGIVTHLKALGPPVWGYSERVIDRIEAARADGVDIWADQYPYEASATGLTALVSRPLLAGGRDSLLSRLDWMSLLMRYDIEGNLARRGGAERIQFRRFVPDPSIEGRTLADVARERGVDAIEATMQLLRQGNAGIVSFNMTDADVERFMKRPWVMTSSDGGLVAMGEGVPHPRNYGSFPRKLSLYVRERGVLTLEQAVRSMSGLPAEVMKLRGRGTIAQGNWADIVVFDAATITDKATFTDPHQLSVGVQYVLLEGRLALADGEVTADRLGRVLRR
- the fsa gene encoding fructose-6-phosphate aldolase; the protein is MKFFIDTADLDEIREAQQMGVLDGVTTNPSLMKKVGGVDFHQHIVKICDIVDGDVSAEVTAVDYDGIMREGRELAALHPQVVVKVPLIAEGIKAIKSFTEEGIKTNCTLCFSPTQALIAAKAGATYISPFIGRLDDISTNGMELIEQIVHIYANYGYETEVLAASIRHPMHVVDAALAGADVATIPFGVIGKLLKHPLTDIGLERFLADWKQFEASAAVGSNGAG